The proteins below come from a single Cystobacter ferrugineus genomic window:
- a CDS encoding MerR family transcriptional regulator: MEWSIQDIARLAGTTSRTLRHYDDVGLLKPSRIGSNGYRYYDQAALVRLQRILLLRELGLGLPAIAEVLEGQKDTAKALQTHLTWLRREQQRLARQITSVETTIRKLNGGEQIMAEEILDGFDNSQYEEEVVQRWGRDAYDKSQRQWTALSKDKQRDMMAEQERLAQALAEASARGEDVASDEVQELVRQHHTWVSFFWVPNREAYINLGEMYVADPRFTAVYDKHAPGATRFIRDAMRVFAEKNLE, from the coding sequence ATGGAATGGTCCATCCAGGACATCGCTCGCCTGGCGGGAACGACGAGCCGCACGCTGCGTCATTACGACGACGTGGGTCTGCTCAAGCCGAGCCGCATCGGGAGCAATGGCTATCGTTATTATGATCAGGCGGCGCTCGTCCGCTTGCAACGCATCCTGCTGCTGCGGGAGCTCGGCCTGGGCCTGCCCGCCATCGCCGAGGTGCTGGAAGGGCAGAAGGACACCGCCAAAGCCTTGCAAACCCACCTCACGTGGTTGAGGCGGGAGCAGCAGCGCCTGGCGCGTCAGATCACGTCCGTGGAAACGACGATTCGCAAATTGAATGGAGGAGAGCAGATCATGGCCGAGGAGATTCTCGATGGCTTCGACAACAGCCAGTATGAGGAGGAGGTCGTCCAGCGGTGGGGACGGGACGCCTACGACAAGAGCCAGCGCCAGTGGACCGCCCTGAGCAAGGACAAACAGCGCGACATGATGGCCGAGCAGGAGCGGCTCGCCCAGGCACTCGCCGAGGCGAGCGCGCGGGGCGAGGATGTCGCCAGTGACGAGGTGCAGGAGCTGGTGCGCCAGCACCACACGTGGGTGTCGTTCTTCTGGGTGCCCAACCGCGAGGCCTACATCAACCTGGGCGAGATGTACGTCGCGGATCCGCGCTTCACCGCCGTCTACGACAAGCACGCCCCGGGGGCGACGCGGTTCATCCGCGACGCCATGCGCGTCTTCGCGGAGAAGAACCTGGAATAA
- a CDS encoding dirigent protein — protein sequence MRKAMFVAVSVVSLTTPMLGCVDNSQAEESWTMTTIADARSGIASSVDLGTPGDSPGDMFVFDQPLLNAAKENIGSNSGFCIRTLPGQFSECQWTLTMADGTITVAGREAESGPSSIPIIGGTGAYEGASGVLLTTPNGDRTFTQVLTFLKPKQ from the coding sequence ATGCGCAAGGCCATGTTCGTGGCAGTGAGTGTCGTGTCCCTGACCACCCCGATGCTGGGCTGTGTCGACAACTCCCAGGCGGAGGAATCCTGGACGATGACCACCATCGCCGATGCCCGCAGTGGGATCGCCTCGTCGGTGGACCTGGGAACGCCGGGTGACTCGCCGGGCGACATGTTTGTGTTTGATCAACCGCTGTTGAACGCGGCGAAGGAGAACATCGGCTCCAACAGCGGCTTCTGCATCCGGACGTTGCCCGGCCAGTTCAGCGAGTGCCAGTGGACGCTCACGATGGCCGACGGCACCATCACCGTCGCGGGCCGGGAGGCCGAGAGCGGCCCCTCCTCGATTCCCATCATCGGTGGCACGGGCGCCTATGAGGGGGCGAGCGGGGTGCTGCTCACGACTCCCAACGGAGACAGGACGTTCACCCAGGTCCTCACCTTCCTGAAGCCGAAGCAGTAG
- a CDS encoding alpha/beta fold hydrolase yields the protein MLDFGGQGPALVFLSGLGNTGHVFDTLAPEFIASHHVYALTRRGFGASSWSDTGYDTATLGLDVVHALDGLGIQKAVLAGHSMAGDEWRP from the coding sequence GTGCTCGACTTCGGAGGACAGGGCCCGGCGCTCGTGTTCCTGTCGGGCCTGGGCAACACGGGCCACGTCTTCGACACGCTGGCGCCCGAGTTCATCGCCAGTCATCACGTCTACGCCCTCACGCGCCGTGGGTTCGGCGCTTCGAGCTGGTCCGACACCGGCTATGACACCGCCACGCTGGGCCTGGATGTCGTTCACGCGCTCGACGGCCTGGGAATCCAGAAGGCCGTGCTGGCGGGCCACTCCATGGCGGGGGACGAATGGAGGCCATGA
- a CDS encoding carboxylesterase/lipase family protein, producing the protein MTNPTDTLIVDTSTGKLRGRRMGGVHAWLNIPYAAPPVGPLRFREPQPVQPWTGIRDATRFGASALQPPLIPGPLNTVISSSSQFSEDCLYLNVWSPAADGRKRPVWVWIHGGAYDLGGGSQYLGHELAKQGDIVFVSINYRLNAFGFLNLGGLFEDERFAHNAGLLDQVAALRWVKENIEAFGGDPTRVTIGGESAGSASVVTLMVMKAARGLFHGAIAQSAGMSLHADWNTSLDIAQEFASQLGVGRDNRDQLWSLPAPLISRAMQRTKKTRPEGLTTRPYFDGHVLPPSLKDARAIPTPNIPLLIGTNLDEHRFFSVLRLPIMPLKRPRLANLLTRRLGAERADKILALYPDTERGLTDLGSHAIFTMPSIHFSEQHAQHAPTWRYRLDYPSPFLGLGAMHALDLFLLFPFPPGLTRLLLGKPTPELEALAQRMKRHWLRFVREGRPEEGWPAYDLETRKTLLLNLEDELVADPEGERRRAWAERDVMPS; encoded by the coding sequence ATGACGAACCCCACCGACACGCTGATCGTCGACACGAGCACCGGCAAGCTCCGCGGCAGGCGCATGGGCGGCGTCCATGCCTGGCTGAACATCCCCTACGCGGCCCCGCCCGTGGGTCCCTTGCGCTTCCGCGAGCCCCAGCCCGTCCAGCCCTGGACGGGCATCCGGGACGCGACCCGGTTTGGTGCCTCCGCTCTCCAGCCGCCCCTCATCCCCGGCCCCCTGAACACCGTGATCAGCTCCAGCAGCCAGTTCAGCGAGGACTGTCTGTACTTGAATGTCTGGTCGCCCGCGGCGGACGGACGCAAGCGCCCGGTCTGGGTGTGGATCCACGGCGGCGCCTATGACCTGGGCGGCGGCTCGCAGTACCTCGGACACGAGCTGGCGAAGCAGGGAGACATCGTCTTCGTCAGCATCAACTACCGCCTGAACGCGTTCGGCTTCCTGAACCTGGGTGGACTCTTCGAGGACGAGCGCTTCGCGCACAACGCCGGGCTGCTCGATCAGGTCGCGGCGCTGCGGTGGGTGAAGGAGAACATCGAGGCGTTCGGAGGAGATCCCACGCGCGTCACCATCGGAGGCGAGTCGGCCGGCTCCGCCTCCGTCGTGACGCTGATGGTGATGAAGGCGGCGCGAGGCCTCTTCCACGGCGCCATCGCCCAGAGCGCGGGGATGAGCCTGCACGCGGATTGGAACACCAGCCTGGACATCGCCCAGGAGTTCGCCAGCCAGTTGGGCGTGGGCCGCGACAACCGCGACCAGCTCTGGAGCCTCCCCGCGCCCCTCATCTCGCGGGCCATGCAACGCACCAAGAAGACGCGCCCGGAGGGACTCACGACCCGTCCCTACTTCGATGGCCACGTGCTGCCCCCGTCCCTGAAGGACGCCCGAGCCATCCCGACTCCGAACATCCCCTTGTTGATCGGCACCAACCTGGACGAGCACCGCTTCTTCAGCGTGCTGCGCCTGCCCATCATGCCCTTGAAGCGCCCGCGCCTCGCCAACCTGCTGACGCGCCGGTTGGGAGCGGAGCGGGCCGACAAGATCCTCGCGCTCTACCCCGACACGGAGCGCGGCCTGACGGACCTGGGCAGCCACGCCATCTTCACCATGCCCAGCATCCACTTCTCCGAGCAGCACGCCCAGCATGCGCCCACCTGGCGCTACCGCCTGGACTACCCCTCGCCCTTCCTCGGGCTGGGGGCGATGCACGCGCTGGACTTGTTCCTGCTCTTCCCCTTCCCGCCCGGGCTGACCCGGCTGCTGCTGGGCAAGCCGACGCCGGAGCTGGAGGCGCTCGCCCAGCGCATGAAGCGGCATTGGCTGCGCTTCGTGCGCGAGGGCCGCCCCGAGGAGGGCTGGCCCGCGTATGACCTGGAAACCCGGAAGACGCTCTTGTTGAACCTCGAGGACGAGCTGGTGGCGGATCCCGAGGGCGAGCGGCGCCGGGCCTGGGCGGAGCGCGACGTGATGCCGAGCTGA
- a CDS encoding hybrid sensor histidine kinase/response regulator: MSVGTARALLVAMDADSAGALRERCGAQDVTLEQVPSADDALARFESSPGAFDALVIGPLERQPFPLAQRVARLDRDVSVLVLAAPEQLESLRATFRYTPFIGQRTSLHGADGVAKLAGELQRAVQETRLRREHQRTLQAVSSRLLTVEPVRPRPSAVLDRLLELVLLGILELDVEGHARVSNPAARRILGQSEERLSRASLALLLPPGFEALLEKVRATGAPAQALLEAEGPRGPRFLEASLAPLPEDATGLGGFLLVLQDTTEQVRLQREREGLLQQLEAAVRMRDEFLSVTSHELRTPLTSMLGWVQMLRNGTLSPEKQSRALEIIERNAKSQAQLIEDLLDVSRIISGKLRLEVASLQLEDVVRAAVESVTPAAQAKDIRLQVVLDDTLGPVMGDAHRLQQVAWNLLTNAVKFTPKGGRVHVTLRRVSSSAELTVRDTGQGIAPEFLPHVFERFRQADSSATRRHGGLGLGLSIVRHLVELHGGRVSVSSEGLGQGATFVVSLPISPLRLKDPSADPATAGAPTFDCPEGIAGLRVLLVEDEPDVREMLVTLLERCGLHVTAASSAAEAWELLPRGKPDVLISDVGMPGEDGYTFLRRVRALPVERGGRIPALAITAHARPEDRRKALLAGFQMHLAKPVPADELLLMIATLAGRL; encoded by the coding sequence ATGAGCGTGGGCACGGCGAGGGCTTTGCTGGTCGCGATGGACGCCGACAGCGCGGGCGCGCTCCGCGAGCGGTGTGGGGCGCAGGACGTCACCCTGGAGCAGGTCCCCTCGGCGGACGATGCCCTGGCGCGCTTCGAGAGCAGCCCGGGGGCCTTCGATGCGCTGGTGATCGGCCCGCTCGAGCGGCAGCCGTTTCCCCTGGCCCAGCGTGTGGCGAGGCTGGATCGCGACGTGAGCGTCCTGGTGCTGGCCGCCCCCGAGCAGCTCGAATCCCTCCGGGCCACCTTCAGGTACACCCCCTTCATCGGTCAACGCACGAGCCTCCATGGCGCGGACGGCGTGGCGAAGCTCGCGGGGGAGCTGCAGCGGGCCGTCCAGGAGACGCGGCTGCGGCGCGAGCATCAGCGCACACTCCAGGCCGTCTCCTCGCGGCTGCTGACCGTGGAGCCGGTCCGGCCGCGGCCCTCGGCCGTCCTCGATCGCCTGCTGGAGCTCGTGCTCCTGGGCATCCTGGAGCTCGATGTGGAGGGCCACGCGCGCGTGAGCAACCCGGCGGCGCGGCGAATCCTGGGGCAGTCCGAGGAGCGGCTCTCGAGGGCGTCGTTGGCGTTGCTGCTGCCGCCGGGCTTCGAGGCGCTTCTGGAGAAGGTGCGGGCGACCGGCGCCCCGGCCCAGGCGCTGCTCGAAGCGGAGGGCCCGCGCGGGCCGCGATTCCTCGAGGCCTCCCTGGCACCCCTGCCCGAGGATGCGACGGGGCTGGGCGGGTTCCTGCTGGTGTTGCAGGACACCACCGAGCAGGTGAGGCTGCAGCGCGAGCGCGAGGGGCTGCTTCAACAGCTCGAGGCCGCGGTCAGGATGCGCGACGAGTTCCTCTCCGTGACGTCGCATGAGCTGAGAACGCCTCTGACTTCCATGCTGGGCTGGGTGCAGATGCTGCGCAACGGCACGCTCTCTCCCGAGAAGCAGTCCCGGGCGCTGGAGATCATCGAGCGCAACGCGAAGTCGCAGGCGCAGCTCATCGAGGATCTGCTGGATGTCAGCCGCATCATCTCCGGCAAGCTGCGCCTGGAGGTCGCGTCGCTCCAACTCGAGGACGTCGTCCGGGCCGCCGTGGAGTCCGTCACGCCCGCGGCCCAGGCCAAGGACATCCGCCTCCAGGTCGTGCTGGACGACACCCTGGGCCCGGTGATGGGGGACGCGCATCGCCTGCAGCAGGTCGCCTGGAACCTCCTCACGAACGCGGTGAAGTTCACGCCCAAGGGGGGACGCGTCCATGTCACCTTGCGCCGGGTGAGCTCCTCGGCGGAACTCACGGTGCGCGACACGGGGCAGGGCATTGCTCCGGAGTTCCTGCCCCATGTCTTCGAGCGCTTCCGCCAGGCGGACTCCAGCGCGACCCGGCGCCATGGAGGGCTGGGGTTGGGGCTGTCGATCGTGCGCCACCTGGTCGAGCTGCACGGGGGGCGCGTCTCCGTTTCGAGCGAGGGGTTGGGCCAGGGGGCGACGTTCGTCGTGAGCCTGCCCATCTCTCCGCTGCGCCTGAAGGACCCGAGCGCGGACCCGGCCACGGCCGGGGCGCCCACCTTCGATTGCCCGGAGGGGATCGCGGGCCTGCGGGTGCTGCTCGTCGAGGACGAGCCGGACGTGCGCGAGATGCTCGTGACCCTGCTGGAGCGCTGCGGGCTTCACGTGACGGCCGCCAGTTCCGCCGCCGAGGCCTGGGAGCTCCTGCCGCGGGGCAAGCCGGATGTGCTCATCTCGGACGTCGGCATGCCGGGGGAGGATGGCTACACGTTCCTGCGGCGCGTCCGGGCGCTTCCAGTGGAGCGCGGCGGACGCATACCCGCCCTGGCCATCACCGCCCACGCGCGTCCGGAGGACCGGCGCAAGGCGCTGCTCGCCGGCTTTCAGATGCACCTGGCCAAGCCCGTGCCGGCCGATGAGCTGCTGCTCATGATTGCCACCCTGGCGGGCCGGCTCTGA
- a CDS encoding acyl-CoA dehydrogenase family protein, which translates to MKRLSLGELLGAADQVAREVVAPEASRVDGEGRWPETGLRALQAAGLGGLVVPSAFGGQGQGLVALARTCEVLGRVCASTAICFGMHCVGSAVIAAKATPLQQRTFLEPIAEGEHLTTLALSESGTGAHFYLPQTRLTAVPGGYRLEGAKSFVTNGGHADSYVVSTLASAARPGDFSCVILPAQAGNLAWEGSWEGIGMRGNSARTLRLQDVFVPATHLLGQEGDEIWYVFNVVAPYFLIAMAGTYLGIASSALEEATAHLKRRHYGHGGAPPSSQAVLQHRLGTLWAVVERTRLLIHSAAARGDQGEATALAALCSAKAEVADCAVHVVNEAMTLVGGRGYSESGSPLFRHLRDARAAHVMSPTTDILRTWVGRALLDLPLLGE; encoded by the coding sequence TTGAAGCGGTTGTCTCTCGGTGAGTTGCTCGGCGCGGCCGACCAGGTGGCTCGTGAGGTGGTTGCCCCCGAAGCCAGCCGGGTCGACGGCGAAGGACGCTGGCCGGAGACGGGCCTTCGTGCCCTCCAGGCGGCGGGGCTGGGGGGCCTGGTCGTCCCCTCGGCCTTCGGTGGTCAAGGACAGGGGCTCGTCGCGCTCGCGCGAACCTGCGAGGTGCTCGGCCGCGTCTGCGCCTCGACGGCCATCTGCTTCGGGATGCACTGCGTGGGATCCGCGGTCATCGCCGCCAAGGCGACCCCCTTGCAGCAACGCACGTTCCTGGAGCCCATCGCCGAGGGTGAGCACCTCACCACCCTGGCGCTCAGCGAGTCGGGGACCGGGGCTCACTTCTACCTGCCCCAGACGCGGCTCACCGCCGTCCCCGGGGGCTACCGGCTCGAGGGCGCGAAGTCCTTCGTCACCAACGGTGGGCATGCGGACTCCTATGTCGTCTCGACCCTGGCCTCGGCCGCCCGGCCGGGGGACTTCTCCTGCGTCATCCTTCCCGCCCAGGCGGGGAACCTGGCGTGGGAGGGGTCCTGGGAGGGGATTGGCATGCGGGGCAACTCGGCCCGGACGCTTCGGCTCCAGGACGTCTTCGTCCCGGCCACCCATCTGCTCGGCCAGGAGGGGGATGAGATCTGGTACGTCTTCAACGTCGTGGCGCCGTACTTCCTCATCGCCATGGCGGGGACGTACCTGGGAATCGCGAGCAGCGCGCTGGAGGAGGCCACCGCGCACCTGAAGCGCCGGCACTACGGCCACGGGGGCGCGCCTCCTTCCAGCCAGGCCGTGCTCCAGCACCGGCTGGGGACGCTCTGGGCCGTCGTCGAGCGCACACGGCTGCTCATCCACAGCGCCGCCGCGAGGGGAGACCAGGGCGAGGCCACCGCCCTCGCGGCGCTCTGCTCCGCCAAGGCCGAGGTCGCCGACTGCGCCGTCCACGTCGTGAACGAGGCCATGACGCTCGTGGGGGGACGGGGCTACTCCGAGAGCGGCTCACCTCTCTTCCGCCACCTGCGTGATGCGCGCGCGGCCCACGTCATGTCGCCCACCACCGACATCCTCCGCACCTGGGTGGGGCGCGCGCTCCTCGACCTGCCGTTGCTGGGGGAATGA
- a CDS encoding prolyl oligopeptidase family serine peptidase has translation MHHPRIKLALATLSLLAPLTPFAAGQGAAVSAPPVAARKPVVDTYHGVKVEDPYQWLEKGDDPEVRRWLQGETAYTRALLDKLPSREAIRARLTTLLSHESAAHFALWQRGGTLFALKSQPPKQQSFLVVLPSVEDPSTARVLVDPMALDPSGRTTIDFFVPSLDGKKVAVSLSKDGTESGDVTVYDVATGKPLPGESVPRVNGGTAGGSLTWNADGTGFFYTRYPRGEERPPEDRDFFQQVYFHELGTPTAQDTYELGKGAPRIANYALSTSEDGAYVMAILGNGDGGEYALYLRPQKGTWTQLSRFEDKLVSAGFGQDGALYALSRQDAPRGKVLRIPLATPSLDKATVFIPQAEASIDGLLATATRLYVTEQLGGPMRMRMVGLDGKDLGQVPTQPVSSVGRPTRLGGDDVLFGSTSYLEPTSVYRYSAGDGTLTKTALGRTSPVDTSRVRVERVMCTSKDGTQVPLNLLYAEGTKRDGNNPTLLTGYGGFNVSLSPSFHVLSFAFIEQGGVVAVANLRGGSEFGEAWHTQGSLTKKQNVFDDFHACARLLVEKKWTKPARLAIEGGSNGGLLMGAALTQHPELFRTVLAHVGIYDMLRVELTPNGQFNTTEYGTVKDPGQFQALYAYSPYHHVKDGTKYPSVLFTSGENDPRVDPFHSRKMVARLRAATRSKRPVLLRTNDMGHGLGTPLSETIAEEVDVHAFLFNELGMKYRPVSR, from the coding sequence GTGCACCACCCACGCATCAAGCTGGCGCTCGCCACGTTGTCGCTGCTCGCTCCGTTGACACCGTTCGCCGCGGGCCAGGGCGCCGCCGTATCCGCCCCGCCCGTCGCGGCGAGGAAACCCGTGGTGGACACCTACCACGGGGTGAAGGTGGAGGACCCCTATCAGTGGCTCGAGAAGGGTGACGACCCCGAGGTCCGCCGGTGGCTCCAGGGCGAGACGGCGTACACGCGGGCGCTGCTCGACAAGCTGCCCTCTCGCGAGGCCATCCGCGCCCGCCTCACCACGCTCCTCTCCCACGAGTCCGCGGCGCATTTCGCCCTGTGGCAGCGCGGCGGCACGCTCTTCGCGCTGAAGTCCCAGCCCCCCAAGCAGCAGTCCTTCCTGGTGGTCCTGCCCTCCGTGGAGGATCCTTCCACGGCCCGTGTGCTGGTGGACCCGATGGCGCTGGACCCGAGCGGCCGTACCACCATCGACTTCTTCGTCCCCTCGCTCGACGGCAAGAAGGTGGCCGTGTCGCTGTCGAAGGACGGCACGGAGAGCGGGGACGTCACCGTTTATGACGTGGCCACGGGCAAGCCCCTGCCGGGCGAGTCGGTGCCGCGGGTGAATGGTGGCACGGCGGGCGGCTCGCTCACGTGGAACGCGGACGGCACGGGCTTCTTCTACACGCGCTATCCGCGCGGCGAGGAGCGCCCACCCGAGGATCGGGACTTCTTCCAGCAGGTGTACTTCCACGAGCTCGGCACGCCCACGGCGCAGGACACCTACGAGCTGGGCAAGGGGGCTCCGCGCATCGCCAACTACGCCCTCAGCACCTCGGAGGATGGGGCGTACGTGATGGCCATTCTCGGCAACGGGGACGGCGGCGAGTACGCCCTCTACCTGCGGCCCCAGAAGGGCACCTGGACGCAGCTCTCCCGGTTCGAGGACAAGCTCGTCTCCGCGGGCTTCGGGCAGGACGGGGCGCTCTACGCGCTGTCGCGCCAGGACGCGCCGCGCGGCAAGGTGCTGCGAATTCCACTCGCCACGCCGAGCCTGGACAAGGCCACCGTCTTCATCCCCCAGGCAGAGGCCTCCATCGACGGGTTGCTCGCCACCGCCACGCGGCTCTACGTGACGGAGCAGCTCGGAGGCCCCATGCGGATGCGCATGGTGGGCCTGGATGGAAAGGACCTCGGACAGGTGCCCACGCAGCCGGTGTCCTCGGTGGGCCGGCCGACGCGCCTGGGGGGAGATGACGTCCTCTTCGGCTCCACCAGCTACCTCGAGCCGACGAGCGTGTACCGTTACTCGGCGGGCGACGGGACGCTGACGAAGACGGCGCTGGGACGCACCTCGCCGGTGGACACGAGCCGCGTGCGGGTGGAGCGCGTCATGTGCACCTCGAAGGACGGCACCCAGGTGCCGCTCAACCTCCTGTACGCGGAGGGCACGAAGCGGGACGGCAACAACCCCACGCTGCTCACCGGGTATGGTGGCTTCAACGTCTCCCTGTCCCCCAGCTTCCATGTGCTCTCCTTCGCCTTCATCGAGCAGGGCGGGGTGGTGGCCGTGGCCAACCTGCGCGGCGGCTCGGAGTTCGGCGAGGCGTGGCACACCCAGGGCTCGCTGACGAAGAAGCAGAACGTCTTCGATGACTTCCACGCCTGCGCGAGGCTGCTGGTGGAGAAGAAGTGGACGAAGCCCGCGCGCCTGGCCATCGAGGGCGGCAGCAACGGCGGTCTGCTGATGGGCGCCGCGCTCACCCAGCACCCGGAGCTGTTCCGCACGGTGCTCGCGCACGTGGGCATCTACGACATGCTGCGGGTGGAGCTCACCCCCAACGGGCAGTTCAACACCACCGAGTACGGCACGGTGAAGGACCCGGGGCAGTTCCAGGCGCTGTATGCCTATTCGCCCTACCACCACGTGAAGGACGGGACGAAGTACCCGTCAGTGCTCTTCACCTCGGGAGAGAACGACCCGCGCGTGGACCCCTTTCATTCGCGCAAGATGGTGGCGCGCCTGCGGGCGGCCACGAGATCGAAGCGTCCGGTGCTGCTGCGCACCAACGACATGGGCCACGGCCTGGGCACGCCGCTGTCGGAAACCATCGCCGAGGAGGTGGATGTCCATGCCTTCCTCTTCAACGAGCTGGGCATGAAGTACCGGCCCGTGAGCCGCTAG
- a CDS encoding uracil-xanthine permease family protein → MPPLPLQKKVVLGLQHTIAMFGATVLVPLLTGLNPSVALFGAGLGTLLFHALTGLGVPIFLGSSFAFIAPILAVMKAEGPAAVGGGLVAAGAMYVVFSAAVKAVGVGRIQKVFPPIVTGPVIIVIGLSLAGVAINQAQSHWGLALVTLLAAILTSVFARGLFKMIPILIGVVTGYVTALVLGGVEPTKLDAIRDAAWVGLPPFHAPHFSWTAIFVLAPVALVTFIEHIGDVIVNGRVVGKNFLESPGLPRTLFADGIANMASAALGGPAATTYAENTGVLAVTRVYDPAVIRIAAVFAMLFGLSPKLAAVFQSFPPGVLGGVSILLFGMIASVGIRTLSEARIDFAHSRNLIVVSLILVLGLGGAKIPVTLGEVHLELHGMALAALVGLLANALLPESLNREEHGPHST, encoded by the coding sequence ATGCCCCCACTGCCGCTCCAGAAGAAGGTCGTCCTGGGCCTCCAGCACACCATCGCCATGTTCGGCGCCACCGTGCTGGTGCCCCTGCTCACGGGCCTCAATCCGAGCGTCGCCCTGTTCGGCGCCGGGCTCGGCACCCTGCTCTTCCATGCCCTCACGGGCCTGGGTGTGCCCATCTTCCTGGGCAGCAGCTTCGCCTTCATCGCCCCCATCCTCGCGGTGATGAAGGCCGAGGGCCCCGCCGCCGTGGGAGGAGGCCTCGTCGCCGCGGGCGCCATGTACGTCGTCTTCTCCGCCGCGGTGAAGGCCGTGGGCGTGGGCCGCATCCAGAAGGTGTTTCCCCCCATCGTCACCGGCCCCGTCATCATCGTCATCGGGCTGAGCCTCGCCGGAGTCGCCATCAACCAGGCCCAGAGCCACTGGGGACTGGCGCTCGTCACGCTGCTGGCCGCCATCCTCACCAGTGTCTTCGCCCGCGGCCTCTTCAAGATGATTCCCATCCTCATCGGCGTGGTCACCGGCTACGTGACGGCGCTGGTGCTCGGCGGTGTGGAGCCCACGAAGCTCGATGCCATCCGCGACGCCGCCTGGGTGGGCCTCCCCCCCTTCCACGCCCCCCACTTCTCGTGGACGGCCATCTTCGTGCTCGCCCCGGTGGCGCTCGTCACCTTCATCGAGCACATCGGCGACGTCATCGTGAACGGCCGCGTGGTGGGCAAGAACTTCCTCGAGTCACCCGGCCTGCCGCGCACCCTGTTCGCCGATGGCATCGCCAACATGGCGTCCGCCGCGCTCGGGGGACCCGCCGCCACCACCTACGCGGAGAACACGGGCGTGCTCGCCGTCACGCGCGTCTACGACCCGGCCGTCATCCGGATCGCCGCCGTCTTCGCCATGCTCTTCGGCCTGTCACCCAAGCTGGCCGCCGTGTTCCAGAGCTTCCCCCCGGGCGTGCTGGGGGGCGTGAGCATCCTGCTCTTCGGGATGATCGCCTCGGTGGGCATCCGCACCCTGTCCGAGGCGCGGATCGACTTCGCCCACAGCCGCAACCTCATCGTGGTGAGCCTCATCCTCGTGCTGGGCCTGGGGGGAGCCAAGATACCGGTGACGCTCGGCGAGGTGCACCTGGAGTTGCACGGCATGGCCCTGGCCGCGCTCGTGGGCCTGCTCGCCAACGCGCTCCTCCCCGAGTCCCTCAACCGCGAGGAGCACGGCCCGCACTCCACTTGA